One Maribacter cobaltidurans genomic window carries:
- a CDS encoding response regulator, whose amino-acid sequence MKILVVDDEQDVKILFQQRFRKEIRNEELNFVFAFSGEEALEKMESIEQEAILILSDINMPGMSGLELLKRIKENYKAPPPVVMMVTAYGDEENRTTSKQLGADDFLTKPLDFKELKTKLKNLV is encoded by the coding sequence ATGAAGATATTAGTTGTGGACGATGAACAAGACGTTAAAATTTTATTTCAGCAACGCTTTCGTAAAGAAATAAGAAACGAAGAACTCAATTTCGTTTTTGCATTTTCGGGGGAAGAAGCATTGGAAAAAATGGAAAGCATTGAGCAGGAAGCCATCCTAATCCTTTCGGATATTAATATGCCGGGAATGAGTGGACTGGAGCTCTTAAAACGTATTAAAGAAAATTACAAGGCGCCTCCACCTGTGGTGATGATGGTAACCGCTTATGGGGATGAGGAAAATAGAACTACCTCAAAGCAATTGGGAGCAGACGATTTTTTAACCAAACCCTTGGATTTTAAGGAGTTAAAGACCAAACTTAAAAATTTAGTATAA
- a CDS encoding sensor histidine kinase has product MKTRPIHKSNLLLTGLFIAIFLVSCNKKSKSETETTIGNYKVPETIPLQFTEPEPFEWETITSDTLTTPVTYSLNVDALPNATFELNTFKPLKSPMKEYNLDWDNYPTEELKLDSVSFIITKAPIKKPTIVKMKPPGIMEGTYANLLQLSTNEGLANNDITSFLETEDGAIWIGSSLAPLTYYDGENAFVYDYPGVYRMTLDQQGKLWLVSPATRVLTVLDFKNDTAYSITKTDSFIPFDIICDHAGTLYMASLNEGFYAMDPQMESLQRIANSGSSRPWRLMEDSNDNLWLGFVDGIKVLDKEGKELKTLPQIAAIEMNSVVTDITEDESGDIWLSLPDPSQTNNITSSTLLRLSLQEGTVKVLDAENGYNSTGTEMVEDSQGNLWIFGAKEAFILSENRNRHKTIALNSILQASLKIPRPLKRKDGSLWIATTDKGLVIANDFTLNTEYFDASRGLVDDQIWDIEESVGGELWLGTTKGINIIDQKNNTIKSLSHDILHSTNAITILNIEEISEEIYFINAGSGFSILDRKKNELTVYASNKKKNFRVWDVELINDHVFLLSTEEGVFTYDIKNNSLMKIISKTDPELLKSSIQTIMYYDKNEILWLPTKNGLAKVNLNANTISYLREEQGLCDNNTNVASFSKEGELWVATLNGIAIINFKDDTLTNLMRENGLSPTEVYDLVEKDSLMYAASVNGLIPIQKATVKTSTKGYHTFNGGLGFKSNDYLEGSPKFLKNQQFWSGVASPSSEFKLMVLDTAPKQDSTSGSVYITNLFVMDEEPGFEKHNSTDSLTNDVSSYAIKTQMEWDSVSTPYAIPEGLVLPYDQNSLSFSYGSGDVFNREQLTYRFILDGADDDWNYASNETKTKNYYNLKPGDYTFKVSARGFNNKWSVPDSLAFKISPPWWQTWWAYLIWILILASILRAYISFRARKLKKENRVLEERVSHRTEQLKNKIDELKATQSQLIQSEKMASLGELTAGIAHEIQNPLNFVNNFSEVNTELIEEMQEEIKKGDYEEVLALSNDIRDNQQKINHHGRRADGIVKGMLQHSRSSSNEKEPSNINAIADEYLRLAYHGLRAKDKSFNATLNTHFDESIGKINIVPQDVGRVILNLITNAFHAVIEKKKLEKEKQNDSFQPTVWVYTKRKGTTVYVSIRDNGYGVPDKVKDKIFQPFFTTKPSGQGTGLGLSLSYDIIKTHGGELLLETVKGEGTTFTITLPEV; this is encoded by the coding sequence ATGAAAACCAGACCAATTCATAAATCTAATTTATTATTAACAGGCCTTTTCATAGCTATATTTCTTGTATCCTGTAACAAAAAAAGTAAATCTGAAACAGAAACCACTATTGGCAATTATAAAGTGCCAGAGACCATTCCGCTACAATTTACGGAACCAGAACCTTTTGAGTGGGAAACCATCACTTCTGATACGCTGACGACGCCGGTGACCTATTCCTTAAATGTGGATGCCTTACCCAACGCAACTTTTGAACTCAACACATTTAAACCGCTAAAGTCCCCAATGAAGGAATATAATTTGGATTGGGACAATTATCCGACGGAGGAATTAAAGTTAGATTCTGTTTCTTTTATAATTACAAAAGCCCCTATAAAAAAGCCCACAATTGTTAAAATGAAACCTCCTGGGATTATGGAAGGCACCTATGCCAATCTCCTACAGCTTTCAACTAATGAAGGTCTGGCAAATAATGATATCACTTCCTTTTTAGAAACGGAAGATGGGGCTATTTGGATAGGGTCTAGCTTAGCACCCCTAACTTATTATGATGGTGAGAACGCCTTTGTTTATGACTATCCCGGGGTCTATAGGATGACCTTGGACCAACAGGGAAAGCTTTGGTTGGTAAGTCCAGCAACCCGTGTTTTAACCGTATTGGATTTTAAGAACGATACCGCATATAGCATCACCAAGACCGATAGCTTTATACCTTTCGACATTATCTGCGACCACGCAGGCACCCTCTACATGGCATCATTGAACGAAGGTTTCTACGCTATGGATCCTCAAATGGAGAGTCTGCAAAGGATAGCGAATAGCGGTAGCTCTCGGCCCTGGAGACTTATGGAAGATAGCAATGACAACCTATGGTTGGGTTTTGTGGATGGCATCAAGGTACTGGACAAAGAAGGAAAGGAACTTAAAACACTTCCGCAGATTGCAGCTATTGAAATGAATTCCGTTGTTACCGATATTACCGAAGATGAATCTGGTGATATCTGGTTGAGTTTACCTGATCCTTCCCAAACGAACAACATAACCTCATCTACCCTTCTGAGGCTCTCCCTACAGGAAGGTACAGTAAAGGTACTGGATGCAGAAAATGGCTATAACAGCACAGGCACCGAAATGGTAGAAGACAGCCAAGGTAATCTATGGATATTTGGAGCTAAAGAGGCGTTCATTTTGAGTGAAAACCGAAACAGGCACAAAACGATAGCCTTGAACAGCATACTACAGGCCTCCCTTAAAATACCCAGACCATTAAAACGAAAAGATGGCTCCCTTTGGATTGCCACAACTGATAAAGGACTGGTCATTGCCAATGATTTTACCTTAAATACAGAATATTTTGATGCCTCTAGAGGTTTAGTTGATGACCAAATTTGGGATATCGAGGAAAGCGTTGGAGGAGAACTATGGCTAGGAACCACTAAAGGTATCAATATTATTGATCAAAAAAATAACACCATTAAGTCGCTAAGCCATGACATACTCCATAGTACGAATGCTATCACAATTTTAAACATCGAAGAGATTTCAGAAGAAATTTATTTTATTAATGCTGGTTCTGGCTTTTCCATTCTAGATCGAAAGAAAAACGAGCTAACGGTTTATGCCAGTAATAAAAAAAAGAATTTTAGGGTATGGGATGTGGAATTGATAAATGACCATGTTTTTTTATTAAGTACGGAAGAAGGCGTATTCACCTATGATATTAAGAATAATAGCTTAATGAAAATCATTTCAAAAACAGATCCGGAATTACTTAAGAGTAGTATCCAGACCATCATGTACTATGATAAAAACGAAATTCTTTGGTTACCAACTAAGAATGGCTTAGCCAAAGTTAACCTGAACGCAAATACCATTAGTTATCTAAGGGAAGAACAAGGGCTTTGTGACAATAATACCAATGTAGCCTCTTTTTCTAAAGAAGGCGAATTATGGGTAGCCACATTAAACGGCATTGCCATAATTAACTTTAAAGACGACACCCTAACTAATTTAATGAGGGAAAATGGCCTGTCACCTACGGAGGTTTATGATCTTGTAGAGAAAGATAGTCTAATGTATGCTGCTAGTGTAAATGGCCTTATTCCTATCCAAAAAGCAACGGTTAAAACTTCAACCAAAGGATATCATACCTTTAACGGTGGTTTAGGTTTTAAGTCAAACGATTACTTAGAAGGCTCCCCAAAATTCCTTAAAAACCAACAGTTTTGGTCTGGTGTTGCGAGTCCGTCAAGTGAATTTAAGCTTATGGTCCTAGATACTGCCCCTAAACAGGATTCCACATCCGGTAGCGTGTATATTACCAACCTGTTCGTCATGGATGAAGAACCAGGTTTTGAGAAGCATAATAGTACGGACTCCTTAACGAATGACGTTTCCTCTTATGCAATCAAAACACAAATGGAATGGGATTCTGTTAGTACGCCGTACGCTATTCCTGAGGGTCTTGTACTTCCTTACGACCAGAACAGTCTAAGCTTTAGCTATGGAAGCGGGGATGTATTTAATAGAGAGCAATTAACCTATCGATTTATTCTTGATGGCGCTGATGATGATTGGAACTATGCCAGTAACGAAACCAAAACCAAGAATTATTACAACTTGAAACCAGGAGATTATACTTTTAAGGTTTCCGCTAGGGGTTTCAACAATAAATGGTCGGTTCCGGATTCTCTGGCCTTTAAAATTAGCCCCCCTTGGTGGCAAACTTGGTGGGCCTATTTAATTTGGATATTGATATTGGCCAGTATATTAAGAGCCTACATCTCGTTCAGGGCTCGTAAATTAAAAAAGGAAAACCGTGTTTTGGAAGAGCGAGTTTCCCATAGAACAGAGCAACTTAAAAATAAAATAGATGAATTAAAGGCTACTCAATCCCAGCTCATCCAATCGGAAAAAATGGCCTCACTTGGAGAATTGACCGCCGGTATCGCCCATGAAATTCAGAACCCGTTGAACTTTGTCAACAATTTCTCCGAAGTAAACACGGAACTTATTGAGGAAATGCAGGAGGAAATAAAAAAGGGGGATTATGAAGAGGTATTGGCCTTGTCAAATGACATTAGGGATAATCAACAAAAAATAAACCATCACGGCAGACGAGCGGATGGAATTGTAAAAGGAATGTTGCAACATAGTCGTAGCAGCAGCAACGAAAAGGAACCCAGCAATATAAACGCCATTGCCGATGAATATTTAAGACTTGCCTATCATGGATTACGTGCCAAGGATAAATCGTTCAATGCCACATTAAACACCCATTTTGATGAATCAATCGGTAAAATTAATATCGTACCCCAAGATGTAGGCAGGGTCATCCTAAACTTAATCACCAATGCGTTCCATGCGGTCATAGAAAAAAAGAAATTAGAAAAAGAAAAGCAAAACGATTCTTTTCAACCTACCGTTTGGGTCTACACAAAACGAAAGGGAACAACAGTTTATGTGTCAATCAGAGATAATGGTTACGGCGTACCGGATAAAGTGAAGGATAAAATATTCCAACCCTTTTTTACTACCAAACCATCTGGCCAAGGTACAGGGCTAGGCCTGTCACTTAGCTATGATATTATAAAAACACATGGCGGGGAACTGTTATTGGAAACCGTAAAAGGAGAAGGAACAACATTCACCATAACACTACCAGAGGTGTAG